One genomic window of Vibrio parahaemolyticus includes the following:
- a CDS encoding Tim44 domain-containing protein → MKRLFSIVALLMFTVAVTPIAEAKKFGGGKSFGKSYKTAPAPKQQQQNTNTIGKEQTTKSSSKKGLMGGLLGGLLAGGLLAAFFGGAFEGIQFMDILIIGLIAFIIFKLMRGMLGAKQGSMNQQRQQPAFGGNASKFEQPNMQNFEQQPNTNAGGFTGFGAQTDVPHNYPPGFDQAAFINGSREHYRILQGAWNHNQLDTIEEYVSPSLFEDLKAERAKLEGEQHTDVMYVDAEIVRAEYDANKAQLSLQFSGRYRDAAEGVEEDIEDIWHLERDLTVPNAPWLIVGIQG, encoded by the coding sequence ATGAAACGTTTATTTTCTATTGTTGCTCTATTAATGTTTACCGTTGCTGTCACTCCTATCGCAGAAGCGAAGAAGTTTGGTGGCGGTAAGTCTTTTGGTAAGAGCTACAAAACAGCACCTGCACCTAAACAGCAGCAACAAAACACCAATACGATCGGTAAAGAGCAAACGACCAAATCTTCTAGCAAGAAAGGTTTGATGGGCGGTCTATTAGGTGGCCTTCTAGCTGGTGGTCTACTTGCTGCGTTCTTCGGTGGTGCTTTTGAAGGTATCCAGTTTATGGATATCCTAATCATTGGTTTAATTGCCTTTATTATCTTTAAGCTTATGCGCGGAATGTTAGGTGCGAAGCAGGGCAGTATGAACCAGCAACGTCAACAACCGGCATTTGGTGGTAACGCGTCAAAGTTTGAACAACCAAACATGCAGAACTTTGAACAACAACCAAATACAAACGCAGGCGGTTTCACCGGTTTTGGTGCTCAAACAGATGTTCCGCACAATTACCCACCGGGTTTCGATCAAGCTGCGTTTATTAACGGTTCTCGTGAGCACTACCGCATTTTGCAAGGTGCGTGGAACCACAACCAACTAGACACTATTGAAGAATATGTTTCTCCAAGTCTATTTGAAGATCTGAAAGCTGAGCGCGCGAAGTTAGAAGGTGAGCAGCACACTGATGTGATGTATGTTGATGCAGAGATCGTTCGTGCTGAATACGATGCGAACAAAGCACAATTAAGTTTGCAATTTAGTGGCCGTTACCGTGATGCTGCAGAAGGTGTCGAGGAAGATATTGAAGATATCTGGCACCTAGAGCGCGACCTAACAGTACCGAATGCACCTTGGTTGATTGTTGGTATTCAAGGTTAA
- the vmeE gene encoding multidrug efflux RND transporter periplasmic adaptor subunit VmeE produces MSMKATLSLSVLTLSILMASPSAFAAKRGPSAVTVVTEQVETHEINQSLSLIGKLKAAESVVVASEVAGKVKQIAVKANQNVQQNQLLIQLDDDKAQAALVEAKAYLKDEERKLKEFQRLVKRNAITQTEIDAQKASVEIAQARLDAAKANLADLHITAPFSGTVGFIDFSRGKMVSAGTELLTLDDLSVMELDLQIPERYLSMLSVGMEVAAKTSAWGEQRFSGKVTGIDTRISAETLNLRVRIEFDNPENQLKPGMLMNASLAFPAIKAPIIPVQALEYSGTKRFVYVIDENNKATRQEVLLGARVDNEVVIESGVEIGDKIVVQGIVNMRDGVEVKEIVAPLKANTTDVTGNDSESAEEEN; encoded by the coding sequence ATGAGCATGAAAGCCACTTTATCCTTATCTGTTTTAACGCTTTCTATATTAATGGCTTCCCCTAGCGCTTTTGCAGCAAAGCGAGGTCCGTCTGCGGTCACGGTTGTGACTGAGCAAGTAGAAACGCACGAAATTAATCAATCTTTATCCCTTATCGGCAAATTGAAGGCGGCAGAGTCTGTGGTTGTCGCTTCAGAAGTTGCAGGTAAGGTCAAACAAATTGCGGTAAAAGCAAACCAGAACGTGCAACAAAACCAACTGTTAATTCAATTGGATGATGATAAAGCGCAAGCAGCGCTGGTTGAGGCAAAAGCTTACTTAAAAGATGAAGAACGTAAGTTAAAAGAATTTCAGCGTTTAGTTAAACGAAACGCAATTACTCAAACCGAAATTGATGCACAAAAAGCAAGCGTGGAGATTGCTCAGGCTCGACTTGATGCTGCGAAAGCGAATCTCGCCGATCTGCATATCACCGCGCCCTTTTCTGGAACGGTTGGATTTATCGATTTCAGCCGCGGGAAAATGGTTAGCGCAGGAACTGAGCTTCTGACATTAGACGATCTGTCGGTCATGGAGTTGGATTTACAAATTCCAGAACGTTATTTGTCGATGTTGTCAGTTGGAATGGAAGTTGCCGCGAAGACCAGTGCTTGGGGTGAACAACGTTTTTCTGGGAAAGTGACTGGTATTGATACCAGAATCAGTGCAGAGACATTGAATTTGCGCGTGCGCATTGAGTTTGATAACCCAGAAAACCAATTGAAACCGGGCATGTTGATGAACGCTTCACTGGCATTTCCTGCTATTAAAGCGCCGATCATTCCTGTTCAAGCACTTGAATACTCAGGCACCAAACGCTTTGTATATGTAATTGATGAAAACAACAAAGCGACTCGCCAAGAGGTGTTGCTGGGTGCTCGTGTCGACAACGAAGTAGTGATTGAATCTGGCGTTGAGATTGGTGACAAGATCGTTGTTCAAGGCATTGTTAACATGCGTGATGGCGTTGAAGTGAAAGAAATTGTCGCGCCACTCAAAGCGAACACCACGGATGTGACAGGCAATGACAGTGAATCGGCTGAGGAAGAAAACTAA
- the vmeF gene encoding multidrug efflux RND transporter permease subunit VmeF, with protein sequence MLLSDVSVKRPVAALVLSMLLCVFGFVSFTKLAVREMPDIESPVVSISTRYEGASATIIESQITSVLEDQLSGISGIDEISSTTRNSMSRITITFELGYDLNTGVSDVRDAVARAQRSLPDEADDPIVYKNNGSGEASLYINLSSSEMDRTQLTDYAERVLMDRFSLITGVSSIDLSGGLYKVMYVKLKPELMAGRAVTASDITSALRSENLESPGGEVRNDSTVMSVRTARTYNTPEDFQYLVIKRASDNTPIYLKDVADVFIGAENENSTFKSDGVVNISLGVVPQSDANPLEVAKLVRSEVDNIQKFLPEGTRLAIDYDATVFIERSIEEVYSTLFITGGLVILVLYIFIGQARATLIPAVTVPVSLISSFIAAYYFGFSINLITLMALILSIGLVVDDAIVVVENIFHHIERGESPLLAAYKGTREVGFAVIATTLVLVMVFLPISFMDGMVGLLFTEFSVLLAMSVIFSSLIALTLTPVLGSQILKANVKPNRFNEVVDRLFSKLENGYRSLLKGALKARLAAPLVILACMGGSYFLMNQVPAQLTPQEDRGVIFAFVRGADATSYNRMSANMDIVEDRLMPLLGQGYLKSFSIQTPAFGGQAGDQTGFVIMILEDWNERDVTAQEALNKVRGALAGIPDVRVFPFMPGFQGGSSEPVQFVLGGSDYDELLVWAELLKNKAEESPMMEGAEIDYSEKTPELLVTVDKQRAAELGVSVKDISDTLEIMLGGKSETTYVERGEEYDVYLRGDENSFNNAADLSQIYLRTNSGDLVTLDTVTKIEEVAASIRLSHYNKQKSITITANLSEGYTLGEALNYLDQQAIDNLPGDISVSYSGESKDFKENQASVAVVFALALLVAYLVLAAQFESFVNPLVVMFTVPMGVFGGFLGLVVMGQGMNIYSQIGMIMLIGMVTKNGILIVEFANQLRDRGVEFEKAIIDAAARRLRPILMTAFTTLAGAIPLIVSTGAGYESRIAVGTVIFFGMGFATLVTLFVIPAMYRLISAKTQAPGHVEAELNKALSHDSKGRTVHP encoded by the coding sequence ATGTTACTTTCCGACGTTTCAGTTAAACGCCCTGTCGCGGCGTTAGTTCTGAGTATGCTGTTGTGTGTATTTGGCTTTGTGTCATTCACCAAATTAGCCGTTCGTGAAATGCCTGATATTGAGAGCCCAGTCGTTTCTATCAGCACGCGTTATGAAGGCGCGTCGGCAACCATTATTGAAAGCCAAATTACCTCCGTACTGGAAGATCAGCTTTCTGGGATCAGTGGAATTGATGAAATCAGTTCTACCACTCGTAACAGCATGTCACGCATCACGATCACCTTTGAGTTAGGTTACGATCTGAATACTGGGGTGAGTGATGTGCGTGACGCCGTTGCTCGTGCTCAGCGCTCGTTACCTGATGAAGCAGATGACCCAATTGTTTACAAGAACAATGGTTCGGGTGAAGCGTCCCTTTACATCAATCTAAGTTCTTCTGAAATGGACCGTACACAGCTGACGGATTATGCCGAGCGTGTTCTGATGGATCGTTTCAGTTTGATCACGGGTGTGAGTTCTATCGATCTCTCTGGCGGTTTGTACAAAGTCATGTACGTGAAACTCAAACCAGAGCTTATGGCTGGTCGTGCGGTCACGGCATCGGATATTACATCAGCTTTACGAAGTGAGAACCTAGAAAGCCCGGGTGGTGAAGTTCGCAACGACTCGACGGTGATGTCGGTGCGTACAGCTCGTACTTATAACACGCCTGAGGACTTCCAATATCTTGTCATTAAACGTGCAAGCGACAACACGCCTATCTACCTAAAAGATGTGGCGGATGTCTTTATTGGTGCAGAAAACGAGAACTCGACCTTCAAAAGTGACGGTGTTGTAAACATCAGCCTTGGTGTGGTACCGCAGTCAGACGCAAACCCGCTAGAAGTGGCGAAGCTGGTTCGTTCTGAAGTCGATAACATTCAGAAGTTCTTACCAGAAGGAACACGTCTCGCGATTGATTACGACGCGACAGTATTTATCGAGCGTTCAATCGAAGAGGTGTACAGCACGCTGTTTATTACAGGTGGCTTGGTGATCTTGGTGTTGTATATTTTCATCGGACAAGCCCGTGCGACTCTAATCCCAGCGGTTACGGTGCCCGTTTCTCTGATCTCTTCGTTCATTGCCGCGTACTACTTTGGCTTTTCTATCAACTTGATCACTTTGATGGCGTTGATCCTGTCTATTGGTTTAGTGGTGGACGACGCGATTGTGGTTGTTGAAAACATCTTCCACCATATTGAACGTGGTGAATCGCCTCTGCTTGCCGCGTACAAAGGCACTCGAGAGGTTGGTTTTGCGGTTATCGCGACAACGTTGGTGCTGGTGATGGTGTTTCTGCCGATTTCCTTTATGGATGGCATGGTAGGGCTGCTATTTACAGAGTTTTCTGTATTGCTGGCTATGTCGGTAATTTTCTCCTCTTTGATTGCACTGACACTTACACCTGTGTTGGGCAGCCAGATCCTAAAGGCAAATGTAAAACCAAATCGATTCAACGAAGTGGTCGATCGTCTGTTTAGCAAGCTGGAGAATGGCTACCGCTCATTATTGAAAGGAGCATTGAAAGCTCGTTTGGCTGCGCCTTTGGTGATTCTGGCTTGTATGGGCGGCAGTTATTTCCTAATGAATCAAGTACCAGCTCAATTGACGCCACAAGAAGATCGCGGTGTGATTTTTGCGTTTGTGCGCGGCGCAGATGCTACGTCGTACAACCGAATGTCAGCCAATATGGATATTGTCGAAGACCGATTGATGCCATTGCTAGGGCAAGGTTATCTGAAGTCATTCAGCATCCAAACGCCAGCGTTTGGTGGTCAGGCAGGTGACCAAACTGGCTTTGTGATCATGATTCTAGAAGATTGGAATGAACGTGATGTAACGGCTCAGGAAGCGCTCAACAAAGTACGTGGTGCATTGGCGGGTATCCCTGATGTTCGAGTGTTCCCATTTATGCCAGGTTTCCAAGGTGGTTCGAGTGAGCCAGTTCAGTTCGTATTAGGTGGTTCGGATTACGATGAACTTCTCGTCTGGGCTGAACTGTTGAAGAACAAAGCCGAAGAATCACCAATGATGGAAGGCGCTGAGATAGACTACTCCGAGAAAACACCAGAGCTGTTAGTTACGGTCGACAAACAACGCGCGGCTGAACTCGGTGTGAGCGTAAAAGACATTTCTGACACGTTAGAAATCATGCTCGGCGGTAAAAGCGAAACGACTTATGTTGAGCGTGGCGAAGAGTATGATGTTTACCTTCGCGGTGATGAAAATAGCTTCAATAATGCTGCCGATTTGAGTCAGATTTATCTGCGTACCAATAGCGGCGATCTAGTGACATTAGACACGGTCACTAAAATAGAAGAAGTGGCAGCATCTATCCGTCTGTCTCACTACAACAAACAGAAGTCCATCACCATTACTGCAAATCTTTCCGAAGGTTATACATTGGGTGAAGCGCTGAATTACCTCGATCAGCAAGCCATCGACAACTTGCCGGGTGACATTTCTGTGAGTTATTCGGGTGAGTCGAAAGACTTTAAAGAGAACCAAGCGAGTGTCGCAGTTGTGTTTGCACTGGCATTACTGGTGGCGTATCTCGTGTTGGCGGCTCAGTTTGAAAGCTTCGTGAACCCGCTAGTAGTGATGTTCACTGTACCAATGGGTGTGTTTGGTGGTTTCCTTGGTTTGGTCGTGATGGGGCAAGGGATGAACATTTACAGCCAGATTGGCATGATCATGTTGATCGGTATGGTAACGAAAAACGGCATTTTGATCGTAGAATTTGCCAACCAGCTACGTGACCGTGGCGTTGAGTTTGAAAAAGCGATCATTGATGCCGCCGCGCGACGTCTACGCCCAATTTTGATGACTGCGTTTACCACACTTGCAGGTGCAATCCCGTTGATCGTATCAACAGGTGCTGGTTATGAGAGCCGTATTGCTGTGGGTACGGTTATCTTTTTCGGGATGGGATTTGCTACATTGGTGACCTTGTTTGTTATCCCCGCGATGTACCGACTGATTTCTGCGAAAACACAAGCTCCAGGCCACGTAGAAGCAGAACTGAACAAGGCGCTCAGCCACGATTCGAAAGGCCGCACAGTGCATCCTTAA
- a CDS encoding type II secretion system protein: protein MKKVRGSYMVEMVLVAGIMALLVTTALPTFTNALKGHQDGILASLDTVQPSSHVNKETAEKFSAQ, encoded by the coding sequence TTGAAAAAAGTTCGTGGTAGTTACATGGTAGAAATGGTTCTGGTTGCGGGTATTATGGCGTTGTTAGTCACCACTGCACTTCCAACGTTTACGAATGCGCTAAAAGGTCATCAAGATGGTATTTTGGCGTCACTTGATACTGTTCAACCTAGCAGTCATGTAAACAAAGAGACCGCAGAAAAATTTTCTGCTCAATAA
- a CDS encoding porin family protein, translating to MKNAILLLSALTISVPTFAAQEQTHQSYFYLGTGNVGFDTPYFGSDRDNEWSTPHITVGWGYHVNQYLAFEGVLRYSQNELKNDTLKTDLDLHYYQAGMSAVLTSDNLGDTPLSLFGRVTALGTQAEMYVPNAQKVTDDSGALFNVGAGVHWDMSKDIWLRAEYIYNVADMGFEDFYDSYEGLQISLGKRF from the coding sequence ATGAAAAACGCCATCCTATTATTGTCTGCCTTGACCATCAGTGTGCCGACTTTTGCTGCTCAAGAACAAACTCATCAATCTTATTTTTATCTAGGTACTGGTAACGTTGGTTTCGATACGCCGTATTTTGGATCAGACAGAGACAATGAGTGGTCCACACCGCATATCACTGTTGGCTGGGGCTATCATGTTAATCAATACCTTGCGTTTGAAGGTGTACTTCGTTACTCCCAAAACGAGCTTAAGAACGACACGCTAAAAACAGATTTGGATTTGCACTATTACCAAGCGGGCATGTCAGCGGTATTGACCAGTGACAACCTAGGCGACACACCACTCTCTTTGTTTGGCCGCGTGACCGCTTTGGGGACTCAAGCAGAAATGTATGTTCCAAATGCCCAGAAAGTGACTGACGACTCTGGCGCACTGTTTAACGTAGGAGCTGGAGTTCATTGGGATATGAGTAAAGATATCTGGTTACGCGCAGAGTACATTTACAATGTCGCAGATATGGGTTTTGAAGACTTTTACGACAGCTATGAAGGTCTACAAATAAGCTTAGGAAAACGCTTCTAG
- a CDS encoding DUF1244 domain-containing protein — MAEFKYKNLTQEEQDKLDAATFRRLLAHLDANKDVQNIDLMILAGFCRNCFSKWYKAEAENLGLDLDIDDARERVYGMTYDEWKQNHQPAATPEQLAAFEARQKK; from the coding sequence GTGGCTGAATTCAAATATAAAAATCTGACTCAAGAAGAACAAGACAAGTTAGACGCAGCGACATTTCGTCGTTTATTGGCGCATTTAGATGCAAACAAAGATGTGCAAAACATCGACCTGATGATCCTTGCGGGCTTCTGTCGTAACTGCTTTAGCAAATGGTACAAAGCAGAGGCTGAAAATCTCGGTTTGGATTTAGATATTGATGACGCTCGCGAACGTGTTTACGGCATGACTTATGATGAGTGGAAACAAAACCATCAACCAGCAGCAACGCCAGAACAATTGGCCGCGTTTGAAGCGCGTCAGAAAAAGTAA
- a CDS encoding PLP-dependent cysteine synthase family protein: MCTDHNWINNAVRKIEADFQRSADTHLFKLELPSLDGIDIYLKDESTHPTGSLKHRLARSLFLYAICNGWIGPETTVIEASSGSTAVSEAYFARLLGLPFIAVMPKTTARKKIEQIEFYGGKAHLVERSDQIYDESRRLAQELNGHYMDQFTYAERATDWRGNNNIANSIFSQMQLEDHPIPSWVVMSPGTGGTSATIGRFIRYQKYDTKLCVVDPENSVFYDAFQSGNNELKGNTGSKIEGIGRPRVEPSFIAGVVDEMRKIPDAASVATAHWVSQLIGRKVGASTGTNLYGVLQLACEMKQRGETGSIVTLLCDSGERYLDTYYDLAWVKENIGDIQPYLAQLEVIQAKGCVEPACCGPITA; encoded by the coding sequence ATGTGTACTGACCACAACTGGATCAACAATGCAGTGCGTAAAATTGAAGCAGATTTTCAACGCTCTGCTGATACTCATTTATTTAAACTCGAACTGCCTTCTCTTGATGGTATCGATATCTACCTAAAAGATGAGAGCACGCATCCAACAGGCTCTCTCAAACACCGATTGGCGCGTTCGTTATTTCTTTATGCGATTTGTAATGGGTGGATTGGTCCTGAAACCACTGTAATTGAAGCATCCTCAGGCAGCACAGCCGTTTCAGAAGCGTATTTTGCTCGCTTACTTGGCTTACCTTTCATTGCCGTTATGCCAAAAACCACCGCGCGTAAAAAGATTGAACAAATTGAGTTTTACGGTGGCAAAGCACACCTTGTTGAACGCTCAGATCAGATTTATGACGAGTCTCGACGTTTGGCTCAAGAGTTAAATGGTCACTACATGGATCAGTTTACTTATGCTGAACGTGCAACTGACTGGCGCGGCAACAACAACATCGCGAACTCGATCTTCAGCCAAATGCAGTTAGAAGATCACCCAATTCCGAGTTGGGTAGTGATGAGTCCAGGAACTGGTGGCACATCAGCAACCATTGGCCGCTTTATTCGTTACCAAAAATACGACACCAAACTGTGTGTAGTAGACCCCGAAAACTCAGTGTTTTACGATGCCTTCCAATCCGGCAACAATGAATTAAAAGGCAATACTGGCAGCAAAATTGAAGGCATAGGCCGACCACGTGTTGAGCCAAGCTTTATCGCCGGTGTTGTTGATGAGATGCGAAAAATTCCTGATGCGGCAAGTGTCGCGACCGCGCATTGGGTTTCTCAGCTGATTGGACGTAAAGTCGGTGCATCTACGGGGACGAACCTCTACGGTGTACTTCAACTGGCCTGCGAAATGAAACAACGCGGTGAAACAGGCTCTATCGTGACACTTCTATGTGACTCTGGTGAGCGTTACTTAGATACGTATTACGACTTAGCATGGGTAAAAGAGAACATCGGTGATATTCAACCTTACCTCGCGCAACTTGAAGTCATTCAAGCGAAAGGCTGTGTTGAGCCGGCATGTTGCGGTCCAATTACCGCTTAA
- a CDS encoding Lrp/AsnC family transcriptional regulator: MKLDRVDKQLLALLQTDSTLSLNDLAERVNLTTTPCWKRLKRLEEEGYIEKRVALLSAEKLDLSFIAFVQLKTIDHSEDWYHHFVTTVSDFPEVMEFYRMAGEYDYMMKVLVKDMKCFDEFYKRLVNSVKGLSNVTSTFAMESIKYTTELPIRS, translated from the coding sequence ATGAAATTAGATCGCGTCGATAAACAGTTGCTTGCTTTGCTACAAACCGACAGCACCTTGTCATTAAATGACTTAGCAGAGCGAGTCAATCTGACAACAACACCATGCTGGAAGCGTTTAAAAAGGTTGGAAGAGGAAGGCTACATTGAAAAGCGCGTCGCGTTACTGAGCGCAGAAAAACTCGACTTGTCTTTTATCGCTTTTGTTCAGCTAAAAACAATCGATCACTCCGAAGATTGGTATCACCATTTTGTCACAACAGTGAGTGATTTCCCTGAGGTGATGGAGTTTTATCGTATGGCCGGCGAGTATGACTACATGATGAAAGTGCTGGTGAAAGATATGAAGTGCTTTGACGAGTTTTATAAGCGCTTAGTGAATAGTGTAAAGGGGCTCTCTAACGTGACTTCAACATTTGCAATGGAGTCGATTAAATATACCACTGAGTTGCCAATTCGAAGCTAA
- the tesB gene encoding acyl-CoA thioesterase II yields MSKPLRELLSLLQLEKLEEGLFRGQSENLGLPQVYGGQVIGQALSAARYTVEETRTVHSFHSYFLYPGDPEKPIIYDVENLRDGRSFSTRRVKAVQNGRPIFYLTASYHGDQPGFDHQKAMPDIPGPENFASESELASHIAEFLPERLRKTFCGEKPIETRPVTVINPLKPKKAEPKQYLWIRANGEMPDNQLIHQYLLAYASDWGFLVTAMHPHEVSLMTPNFQVATIDHSIWFHRPFKMDEWLLYAIESPTASNTRGLVRGEIYNQQGHLVATAVQEGVMRYTK; encoded by the coding sequence ATGAGTAAACCATTACGAGAATTGCTCAGCCTACTACAACTCGAAAAATTAGAAGAAGGCTTGTTTCGTGGACAAAGTGAAAACCTAGGTTTACCTCAAGTCTACGGCGGCCAAGTGATTGGACAAGCCCTCTCAGCGGCGCGTTATACAGTAGAAGAAACACGCACTGTACACTCCTTCCATAGCTATTTTCTCTACCCTGGAGACCCTGAAAAGCCGATCATTTACGATGTGGAAAATTTAAGAGATGGACGTAGCTTTAGCACCAGACGCGTTAAAGCAGTGCAAAATGGACGACCTATTTTTTACCTAACGGCTTCTTATCACGGCGATCAACCGGGGTTCGATCACCAGAAAGCCATGCCAGATATTCCGGGGCCTGAAAACTTCGCCTCAGAGAGTGAACTCGCAAGTCATATCGCGGAGTTTCTGCCAGAGCGCTTGCGTAAAACATTCTGCGGAGAAAAACCGATTGAGACTCGCCCTGTCACGGTGATCAATCCTCTAAAACCCAAAAAAGCGGAGCCAAAACAGTACCTTTGGATTCGTGCTAACGGTGAGATGCCAGATAACCAACTGATTCATCAATACTTGCTGGCTTACGCGTCAGATTGGGGATTTTTGGTCACGGCGATGCATCCACATGAAGTGTCGTTAATGACGCCGAATTTCCAAGTCGCGACGATTGACCATTCAATCTGGTTCCATCGTCCCTTCAAGATGGATGAGTGGCTTTTGTACGCAATAGAAAGCCCAACGGCGAGTAATACTCGTGGCTTAGTGCGTGGCGAAATTTATAACCAGCAAGGTCATTTGGTGGCGACTGCCGTACAAGAAGGAGTCATGCGCTACACGAAGTAA
- a CDS encoding YbaY family lipoprotein, translating to MKKTLLLVTSLLFGAALVGCQTSQTTEMESAEASMKTITGTVAYRERIALPPNAVVTVTLEDVSLADAPSKLLAKQTFETEGKQVPLSFELSYDSNEIKPNHTYSVRARIEVDGKLRFISDTHNGVITDEAQTHQLDIRLVGTR from the coding sequence ATGAAAAAAACACTACTACTTGTTACTTCTTTACTTTTTGGCGCTGCGTTAGTGGGTTGCCAAACTTCTCAAACAACAGAAATGGAATCTGCTGAGGCGTCAATGAAGACAATTACAGGTACAGTGGCTTACCGTGAACGTATTGCTCTACCACCAAATGCTGTGGTTACGGTAACACTAGAAGATGTGTCTTTGGCTGATGCGCCATCTAAACTTCTAGCAAAACAAACGTTCGAAACAGAAGGTAAGCAAGTTCCTCTTTCGTTTGAGCTGAGTTACGACAGCAACGAAATTAAACCGAATCACACTTACAGCGTGCGCGCGCGTATTGAAGTGGATGGTAAATTGCGTTTCATCAGTGATACGCATAACGGTGTGATCACAGATGAAGCACAAACTCACCAGTTGGATATTCGTCTAGTTGGTACGCGTTAA
- a CDS encoding DNA base-flipping protein, which yields MDQFLVQIFAVIHQIPKGKVSTYGEIAKMAGYPGYARHVGKALGNLPEGSKLPWFRVINSQGKISLKGRDLDRQKQKLEAEGIEVSEIGKIALRKYKWQP from the coding sequence ATGGACCAATTTTTAGTGCAAATCTTTGCTGTAATTCACCAAATTCCAAAAGGAAAAGTATCGACCTACGGCGAAATTGCCAAAATGGCAGGCTATCCGGGATACGCCAGACACGTAGGAAAAGCTCTTGGGAATTTGCCAGAAGGTAGCAAATTGCCTTGGTTTCGAGTCATCAATAGCCAAGGAAAGATATCGCTGAAAGGCAGAGACTTAGACAGGCAAAAGCAGAAATTAGAAGCTGAAGGGATCGAAGTGTCTGAGATAGGGAAAATCGCCCTCAGAAAATACAAATGGCAGCCTTAG